From the genome of Liolophura sinensis isolate JHLJ2023 chromosome 5, CUHK_Ljap_v2, whole genome shotgun sequence:
ACTTATATAGACAGCCGtcgtgatgaaaaaaaaaaagaaaaagaaattcccACTTGAGTAGATCGATCCCACAGCCTACAGGGATAGGACTTGCTCTAGAAAAGAGAACTCTGCTGGATTTAACATAAAAGAGATTTTCTCCTCTGTGCAGATTTATGCTTACAGAATAATCAGTGAGCCATGGTATTCCACTCTGACACAGACGTTGCAACCACGGGGTAAACCTTACTCCTTGTGTATTACTCAAATTTCTTGACAGGCTTGCTATCCTGTGCGGTTTGAATCCTGGAGATAGGTACATCTACAGCAAtgacagtaaaaccacagcagcagcgacagtgatatacatgtagtttgcaaatggtcacatgtaactgatgaaatTTGGCCTCATCAGATTACCTTAGGGTGTTACAGATGATCAACTAGGAAATACAGGCATCTGGAAAACACAAAGGCCTACCATTGGTGGAAAATTACCTGGTATGGTTGTTgcatatttcaccaaaagtttggtTTGTGAAAATGCAATTTAATGAAAACATATAGGCCTTCTACCGACAAGTCTTTCAGacacaaaattaatcaaacttcataatACACTATTGGGTGGCCCTCTAAAGGCACGAATCagttagaatcaagcaaaatgtgtcacttgaaaaatgcttcaggtgaaatacaccAAATAGTCAGCATGACTTGAATTTTAATGGcagcctccttggctcagttggttagtgcactagcacagcgtaatgacccagggatCTCTCACCTATGAAGTCGCCgagagtccagctcatgctggctttctctcctgtcgtacgtgggaaggtctgtcagcaacatgcagaaggtagtgggttttcccctgggctctgccagatctccactcaccataatgctggccagcatagtataagtgaaatgttcttgagtgcggcgtaaaacatcaagcaaataaataaacaaataaatagaattttaATAGCGGTCTTACACGTACCCTCAATGGCTATTAGTCCAGATTGaagttaatttatatttttatagttAACCATAATTAACTGTTAATACATTTTGGAGAAATTAGGTCACAGTTGTACcaaatgttactgtatgtttattaataatataaaacaaacactttCTTCTTATCGACAGTGGTAGATGTCCTGTATTATGTCAGCTGTAACATATTATAGAACAAAGtataaacaatatgacaatCACCACAATCACCAGTACATCTTCACATACACTTGGAACTGAACTGAAGACAACCAGAAATATTACTACAGAGGACATTACAACAAAACAACTTCAAGAACAAAGCACTGACAAGCACAAAGCcatgttttgttgacatttatgcAACTCTGCTCTGTATGCGTGTCAATACGTacacacgtgtatatatatatatatatatatatatatatatatatataaagcctCAGAAAcgaagaacaaaacaaaaatctagTGTCCTCCGGTACTAACAAGCTCCTGGCATGGCAGTtcataaaatcagaaaacttCGCCAGTGATAATGATGGATGATGCTTTACCCTAAAATTACCTAGTCATTATGTTTCCCTTTCATGAACTACAAACTCAAGAACATGAATCTTGCCTGATATTTCTTGCAATATTTAGCTACAtctaacatgtacattttgaattaaatccACAATTTGACTTAGCTGTAGTCATGGCTATTTTGATGATAAAATGCAGGACTATCCAGGAATGCTTTGAGGCTGACAATGTctacaaaaacatacacaatcccataaaaaaaattcaaatagaTCTGTAAACTAGAATACATATAGCTTATCCATTCACGCACTGTCTGACATCGGAACACAATTCACATTTATCGTGATAATAAAGTCTACAAAACTTAACTGCTAAATATTTTGGGTCATCTCTAACAGTTTTCTGACAACATCAGTAGGTAAAGGATTAGTACTTGGAGCAAATCACATAATCGGTCCAATAAAATCTTGCCAAGAGTAAAACAATCTGTATTGTAAAGGTCCCAATATGACTATAAAGCATCAAATTGGCCACTGCCAGGACATATAGGCACTTTATAGCATGGACTGGGCTGTCAATCAAGACCAGACATTCAACACTGACTCCACAGGCCTTACTAAAGCCCTCTCAATTAACTCCCAATCCATACGCACAGTCAATATTTGCACTTTTAAAGATGTCTTTACATAAATTAACTGttgaacaaatttacattttcaaagaTCACAGGATTTTATAAGATATTATACAACATTACCTCTTAAGTCAGTTATTccagataaaactgaacaaatttCTCAGTGCCAGAAATGGTTTAACCACAATTCCAGTATTCATCACACACATGACTACTCAGAACAACACTGTTGGGTACAGACAATAAAAAGTATCCAACAATGTAAAGAGAAAGTTGGGCTTGAAGGTGTACAAAGACACTTTTACAATTTCTGGTAGCTTAATCATGATGAAAATGGGAAGGTTCCTTAATTTTCAGGTACTGACTTGCAGTCATTAAGTTAGTATCTTTCACTACATCCACACTATTGGAAAAATCAATGATACAATGTGTTGTACTAAACACAGAAAAAGCCAAGTTTCCTTTGATTtcaatatttacacacatttcataCACAAAGTCACTCAGTGCAACAATACTGTCCCATGTATGAAAGCAATGACAGTGATAGCACTCTACTACAAAAAGGCAGTAAAGTGATGATCACTGATTTTTCATATCCCATTCTCTATGTATCTATCTAAACATTGTTTCAGAATTTAGCCACTTTCGGTGGTCCTGTTGACCAGATCAATGTCAAACAGAAATGTACACTTTGTACATAAATACTGGAAACTGGAAGGTCATTTTGGACAGTGTGTTTTACAAAAAGCAGCATACAATCGTTTAATTTAAGAGGCAATCTCTTAATCCTGGTAACACCCACAGAGATTTTAGCAAGAGATAGAAAAAGCATAATGAACATACTGAAAATTACTACAGGTCAGTTTCACATTAATTCTGCATGCCATGGATGTCTTTTCAGACGCGTACTGTACCCTGCTCCAATTTAAAAACCAATATCAAGGAACCAGAGGAATCAATATTTGGAAACTGCCTGAAATATCAAGATGACAGAACAACTTTGACATTTAAGCTTTTTCTTCACATTAACACGATTGCCAAACATACCaagtcagagaggaagccagtttaAGCTGGACTCAGAGACAGCACTTGTGAGAGACTGAATCATTCTGCTCTGTTAAATCATCTGCATATCTCTTTCTAAATTTTGGTATGAGAATTTTTGGTTCTAAGAACTTTTAAATGACAGATGCTGCCAATGCATTTTTGAAGGAAGCATGTTCAAAATGTGAATtacgagtacatgtatatgatttgaCACATTCAGAAAATTTGTACTTAACCACACCTTCAAAGGGGAAACAAAATACTTTTTTGCAATGGATTATCCTTAAATTCAAGAGTAATACAGGCTGTAAATCAAGTCAAAGAAGAAATTAACTTTACAAGCCCATCGTGGACCACAGTGATGCTTAGGACACATTAACAAAACTGTAACAGATGTAACACGCGCTTGATCTGACAATACTAATGCATATTAATATGGCGATAAGTGAAGAGACATCTGGATCTAAAACTGAACTTTCCCTTATAATCTGGTCAAAGTTGTTGGTCACATCAACACCTTGGACATTCAGTGAACTTATCTGGCTTGTACACAAGCATTGTCTACAGAACTTGTCTTGAAGCTTTTTAAAGCTGGGTGTTCATGGGTTACCCAGTGTCTTCAGTTTCCATTGGTATCACTACAGAGGGTTCTTGCTCAGTCAGCTTAGACACTGTCTTAACAGTATCAGTTTTGTCTGAATTGGAAGTTGTATCACTATACTTGACTTTACAGACTTCCTTGTCATCCGTAGGCGCGCCATCACTCGCCTGGATGCCACCTTGTTTTTCTGAAATTGCACTTGGTCCTTTCTCCTTGTCGATCAATGTTGGCTGGACACCATCTCCACTGTCTTTGTCACAGGGGCCAGATCTATCATCTTGTAATTTACCATCTTTGCGACTAGAGATATCATTCCCCGGTTTCAAATCACAGGGGCTAGAGTTTTTATCTACTGCTTTCACATCTTTCATACTATGGTTTTGTTTCTCCTTACTGTCTTGACATTCATTGTTACCTGGAGACGCATGTCTGTCTTCCTTGAGAACAATAACCTCCGATCCTGCTCCCAAGCGAGGACGCTTTGCACAGTCTCGAGCCATTTCATCTAAATCACTTCTACGCTTCAGTTTAACCCAGCATGTtttagcatgatacttcaaAACATGAGATTTCATATTTCTGCTATGAACTCTACTCTTACAGACATGACATGCCAAAATCTGATTCAAATTGGTATTTTTATTAGAGCATGGATGTCTATTGCGCGCAGCGACATCAACAAAAATCATGCCACAGCCAACACAGCTAGCATGACAATGCTGACAATGCCTGGTGAGCAGGTCATTATTGAGGAAGGATATGTTACAGATAAGACAGGTGGTAGCACTGGCAGGCTTGAGGGCAGCAACGGGCATGACTCGTCCAACGGCCGTGCTGGGTGGCCGGCCAAGGGTAGGTCTGTGTGTAGCATTCATTTGGACAGGGTTAGGGTTAGTGTTAGGGTTTGGGGTTGTCTTCACAAGGATACCATGGCTAGAGGCCAAGTGAATCTCCAGGCTAGGTCGGTTCTGGAAGCTTCCCCCACACACTATACAGCGCTTGGCGATGAGGAAGTCCTTGAGAGAGAGGTTATGGGTGGAGCTCATGTGATTCAGCAGGTGAGTGACACGAATCCCACAGATGATACAGATATGCAGTCCCGATTGCTGCGTAGGTGGACTTTgaaatttgtaaaaatgttttaaagtctCTTTGTGTTTCTGGAGGCCTTGGCTTGTCCAAAACCGCTCAAAACAGACATCACAGAACAGAGGTGGCTGTGCACGCTTTAGCAAGGAGGCGGACAGATCAATTTGATGGGCAAAAAAGAAATGCACTCTCAGAGCATCTTTGTCCTTCACATAGCCTTTACAAATTTCACATGAAACAAGGCCCAGGTCAGGCTGTGGCTGGCGAACTGGAGCAGTTTGACGAGGAATGTTCTTTACCTGGATCTGGGGTTGAGATGGGCCTTGTGTGGTGTTTAGCATCTGCCGGACAGTCAGGGGCGCTGTCGCAGACTGTCTAGGGGCATAGGCATACTGCTGACTTAAAGGTCTTGGTATTATCATGTGTTGTTGTGGTTGCTGTTGTATGATCATCCGTACAGGCGGCTGTGGGGTTCGCTGCCGTAAAACAGGTCGTGTCTGTGGAACAAATGATGGACCTCTGACAGGCTGGACAGGAATTCTGCCAACTGGTGGACGAATGAGAGGCTTTGACTGAATGGGGGCCTTCACTATAGGCTCTGGTGGAGGTGGTGCCGGCTTTGGTGTTTTGTAAAAGTTGTAAGCCAAACAATAATTCACGTGGGATGATGTCGGGCACAAATTCAATTTGtcattgaaatttttttcacatttcagtcTATGTTTGGTGAGCACACCTTTAGAATTTGTTTCAAACTGGCACAAACTACAATGCCAGAAGGCAGGCTTGGGAATGATTCTTCCACGCATTTGATGTTCTGACTCCATATGAAAGTTAAATGCAACTGGAATACGTGTAGCAAAGCTACAGTGTGAACAGTACATATTTTCTCGGCTGTCCGTGTGTGGGTACTCATGATGCAGCCACATAACGTTCTTGGACTCTGTAACAAACTTACACTTATCACACTTCATTGTGTAGTCCACTTTCACTTCCCTATTTTTCTGGGACACGCTTTCATAATTTTCTTTCAGCTTTTCCAGCTGTTTGACTTCTGACTCGCTCAATTTGTCAGCTTTAAGTTTGCGGGACTGAATGGATATCAAGTCCTTATAAACACCTTCCTTGACCAAGTCCATTCCCAGGTCACATAGAAAAGAAGCAGTGGGTCCAAGTTCCTTGGGAATTTTAGGAGCCGAGGCTGCAGCTGAAGCAGAATTTTTTGCTGCCTTCTTGCCCTTACCTCCCTTATTCTGGACAGGTTGTGACACGTATGGTTTCTGGGTAGCGTTAAAGGAGCCTCCAGGTTGCTGCTGTATAGGAGGAGCTGGGGTTACAACGGGAGCCGATGTGTTCACAGGTGAGGACTTTGCAGCTACACCTGGAATGGGGACTGGTTTTGGAGCAATAGGTTTTGGACTGGTCACTGCCACAGTTTGGACTGCAGATTTGAGGCCTCCTACTGATACAAGTGCCTCCGCCAAATTTGGCCTTGATTGAATGTCATCATTACAGATTGACACCACATTAACACTAACTTCGTGTTGGGGTCTACCTTCTgacttttcagttttttcaCCTTTTAAGTTGCTTTTGAGGTCCTCACCCACGTCCATGGGTTCCAGCAGATCAGCAGAAACTTTGTCTTTGTCAGGCTTATCTTCAGAAGATGGGTCGAGCTTATCTGCAGGAGATGAGTCCAGCTTGTCTGCCAAGGATGGGTCAAGCTTATCTGCAGGGGATCTGTTCTGCTTATCTGTCCAGGATGGGTCAGGATCATCTGCTGAGGAAGGGTCCGGCTTATTTGGCCATGATTGATTCTCCTTATCTGCCAAGGACTCGTACTGCTTATATGCAGACGATGGGTTCTTATCAGCACAGGATAGGTTATGTATATCTGCCGAGGAGGACGGAGTTTTCTTATCTGCCGAAGATGGGTCATTCTTAACTGCTAAGGATGGGTCAGGCTTCTCGGCTGAGGGGCTCATCTGCTTATTGGCCGAGGATGGGTTAGATGAGCTCTGCTTGGTCGTGGTATTCACTTGATCCAAAGCATCTACCCCTTCCTTCAAGTTCTTTGTTTGTTCAGGTTTCTCAGGGTGTACAGAATGATTGCTGTTGCTACCCTGATGGGGTCTACTCCCTTCTCCATTGTCCTTAGAATCACCATTCTGACTTGATGTTATACCATGGTCCTTTGACGGTGTACCACTCTCATGATTTTCTGTCACAAAACCATTTATGGCTGGGACAATTTTGGCCTCCACTTCAGACTGGGGTCCATCAGAACTGTGATTCGCAGTCTCTGTAGTCACGTCATTGCTGTTTACCAAATCTACATTATTCACAGATTTGGACACGATCTTTAAAGTTTTGGCACCACCACCCTCTTTATCTCTCTCTTCTGCATGTCCATTTGGAGTGGGGGTTTGTGGATCATGGGTTAGTTGTATGGTAGAATCTTCCATAGATTTTAAGAGCTTGTGACACTCCAGAAAAGATGTGTCTGCTGCCAGCTTATCATTGGCTCTCTCCTCGGCGGTCGACATGGACTGGTGACAGTTTCCAATATCCCTCAGCACGTTTCAGATCCTGGCAGCCTGAAAATATATTGATGAAAAGTTCTTACTGACCCactcataaaaatatatcagaGTTAACATATCCTGCAATAACAAAGTCTATACTGATGTATTGTACACATTGGCTCTCCGCTACATAATTCTTTGACATCGGTAGGCCACCTTCTCAGCTTTGCTGCCACTGAAACTGCCAAGAATTTTACCTTTCTGATTTGCATAACTTTTGCACAATCTCACGCAATCATTGTCAAacccaaaataaataatgaggACTGCCACACATGACAACAACTTCACctcatttttcaattttacatacatatatagttgcCTGTCTTTAATACCAGCATCCAGGTTTCAAGGCAACTGGTTGAATATATGTAGTCGTTATATCATTATCCCTACTAAATGTAAAAACCAAGAAACAAAGATGGCTGAGGTGCCCTTTCTGTATTGTCCATATCGGTGAAATATGTTCCTCGTTACTCTCTCAGTGATGTTATACTACTGTCCCCCCAGAATTGAAGGCAGGCAGT
Proteins encoded in this window:
- the LOC135465699 gene encoding MOG interacting and ectopic P-granules protein 1-like, giving the protein MSTAEERANDKLAADTSFLECHKLLKSMEDSTIQLTHDPQTPTPNGHAEERDKEGGGAKTLKIVSKSVNNVDLVNSNDVTTETANHSSDGPQSEVEAKIVPAINGFVTENHESGTPSKDHGITSSQNGDSKDNGEGSRPHQGSNSNHSVHPEKPEQTKNLKEGVDALDQVNTTTKQSSSNPSSANKQMSPSAEKPDPSLAVKNDPSSADKKTPSSSADIHNLSCADKNPSSAYKQYESLADKENQSWPNKPDPSSADDPDPSWTDKQNRSPADKLDPSLADKLDSSPADKLDPSSEDKPDKDKVSADLLEPMDVGEDLKSNLKGEKTEKSEGRPQHEVSVNVVSICNDDIQSRPNLAEALVSVGGLKSAVQTVAVTSPKPIAPKPVPIPGVAAKSSPVNTSAPVVTPAPPIQQQPGGSFNATQKPYVSQPVQNKGGKGKKAAKNSASAAASAPKIPKELGPTASFLCDLGMDLVKEGVYKDLISIQSRKLKADKLSESEVKQLEKLKENYESVSQKNREVKVDYTMKCDKCKFVTESKNVMWLHHEYPHTDSRENMYCSHCSFATRIPVAFNFHMESEHQMRGRIIPKPAFWHCSLCQFETNSKGVLTKHRLKCEKNFNDKLNLCPTSSHVNYCLAYNFYKTPKPAPPPPEPIVKAPIQSKPLIRPPVGRIPVQPVRGPSFVPQTRPVLRQRTPQPPVRMIIQQQPQQHMIIPRPLSQQYAYAPRQSATAPLTVRQMLNTTQGPSQPQIQVKNIPRQTAPVRQPQPDLGLVSCEICKGYVKDKDALRVHFFFAHQIDLSASLLKRAQPPLFCDVCFERFWTSQGLQKHKETLKHFYKFQSPPTQQSGLHICIICGIRVTHLLNHMSSTHNLSLKDFLIAKRCIVCGGSFQNRPSLEIHLASSHGILVKTTPNPNTNPNPVQMNATHRPTLGRPPSTAVGRVMPVAALKPASATTCLICNISFLNNDLLTRHCQHCHASCVGCGMIFVDVAARNRHPCSNKNTNLNQILACHVCKSRVHSRNMKSHVLKYHAKTCWVKLKRRSDLDEMARDCAKRPRLGAGSEVIVLKEDRHASPGNNECQDSKEKQNHSMKDVKAVDKNSSPCDLKPGNDISSRKDGKLQDDRSGPCDKDSGDGVQPTLIDKEKGPSAISEKQGGIQASDGAPTDDKEVCKVKYSDTTSNSDKTDTVKTVSKLTEQEPSVVIPMETEDTG